In Cryptomeria japonica chromosome 10, Sugi_1.0, whole genome shotgun sequence, a genomic segment contains:
- the LOC131079658 gene encoding phospholipase A1-Igamma1, chloroplastic-like has product MAVFPLPQLEDNAVLLPSSQTNSTQPQLCDVWRDIQGAHNWNGLLDPMVPNLKAEALRYGNLAQLCYKAFDGKSYSKNYGTCYHSKRDLFNKMGMSESGYQVTKYVYANTNLLNQVFGEKPKDQGVWLGFIAVCTDPNEIRRLGRRDIVIAWRGTQTAEEWIEDLRDILVPTRLSYRCKRTGKNQEHHFADGVLIERGFLSCYTSTVRHRQGAAGATVNISTRDLVVSEIERLIQVYEKEMDNLSITFTGHSLGAALATLSAYDIKQMLCTKHNFHQIPVTVFAFASPRVGNLAFAKRVEEIGVKVLRFVNKRDLVPKVPGVCMNENVGCLRKLLHWLPWTYFHVGVELPLHNNSPFIQHTHNLAYFHNLELYLHLLDGYVGSKQPFSWSGRDHALVNKSCDLLREKYEIPPKWWQEQNKGLVKGPDGKWTQPSEEE; this is encoded by the coding sequence ATGGCCGTATTTCCATTGCCCCAGCTTGAAGATAATGCTGTATTATTACCCAGTTCCCAAACTAACTCAACGCAGCCTCAGCTATGTGACGtatggagagatatacaaggtgcCCATAATTGGAATGGTTTGCTTGATCCCATGGTGCCCAATTTGAAAGCTGAAGCTCTCAGATATGGGAATTTGGCACAGCTTTGTTACAAGGCATTTGATGGCAAAAGCTACTCCAAAAACTACGGCACATGTTATCACAGTAAAAGAGATCTGTTCAATAAGATGGGCATGTCTGAAAGTGGCTACCAAGTCACTAAATATGTTTACGCCAATACTAATCTGTTAAATCAAGTTTTTGGTGAGAAACCAAAAGACCAAGGTGTTTGGTTGGGTTTTATTGCAGTTTGCACGGATCCAAATGAGATAAGAAGGCTTGGACGACGAGACATAGTGATTGCATGGAGAGGAACTCAGACTGCTGAAGAATGGATAGAAGACCTGAGAGATATTCTTGTACCTACAAGATTATCCTATAGATGCAAGAGGACAGGCAAAAACCAAGAGCATCATTTCGCGGATGGAGTACTAATTGAGAGAGGATTCCTGAGCTGCTATACTTCAACTGTCCGTCACCGTCAAGGCGCTGCAGGAGCCACTGTGAACATCAGCACCAGAGATTTGGTTGTCTCAGAGATAGAACGATTGATTCAAGTTTATGAAAAAGAGATGGACAATTTAAGCATAACATTTACGGGACACAGCTTAGGAGCTGCTCTTGCAACCTTGAGCGCTTATGATATCAAACAAATGCTTTGCACCAAGCATAATTTTCATCAAATTCCCGTCACCGTCTTCGCTTTTGCCTCTCCCCGGGTGGGAAATCTTGCGTTTGCTAAACGGGTGGAGGAGATTGGAGTGAAAGTGCTGAGGTTTGTGAACAAGCGTGACCTGGTTCCCAAAGTGCCCGGAGTTTGTATGAACGAGAACGTGGGATGCCTCAGGAAATTGCTGCATTGGCTTCCGTGGACATACTTTCATGTTGGCGTCGAGCTTCCTTTACACAACAATTCTCCATTCATTCAGCACACCCATAATCTTGCCTACTTTCATAATTTAGAGCTTTACTTGCATTTACTGGACGGGTACGTTGGAAGTAAGCAGCCGTTTTCTTGGAGTGGAAGAGATCATGCTCTGGTTAATAAGAGCTGTGATTTATTGCGCGAGAAATATGAAATTCCTCCAAAATGGTGGCAGGAACAGAACAAGGGCCTCGTTAAAGGTCCAGATGGCAAATGGACGCAGCCATCAGAAGAGGAATAA